The Glycine soja cultivar W05 chromosome 15, ASM419377v2, whole genome shotgun sequence region AGTAGGAGTAAGAAATGGAGCTAGAAACCTGAAGTTTGGTTGACATGTACCTTTCTAGTGAAAATTTTCTAATAGTAGTATTAAGGTCACCATCCCAATGATCTTCTGATTCTTCATTACGCCATCTATATAGGCATCGCACCTCAATGTGGCTTGTTGTGGTTAAGTTTCCATGACAGAAAGTCTCCATCATGGGACAGTCTTTCAAATGTACCTTTTGTAAGGATGGAAACCTGAAGTCGTAACTTCCCTGGCAAAAGCTTGTGAGCCTCGGTAAGTTGTTCAATGTCAATTCCTCCAATTTCATAAAAGCAATCTCATCCAGTATTGGTGCATCACCCTCATTACTGCTTCCATAAATTTCCTCTAGCTCATGACATTCACTTATCCTTAAAATGCGGAGGTTTGTTAAACTTGTGGTTGTTGATGGCCTTATAATATTTACTAGTCTTTCACACCAGTACACATGCAATACATCTAAAGAATGAAACAGAACAGAGGATGGGACTATGGTCATCATATCATGACACTTCTGTACTTGAAGATAAACAACCATCATATCACAAGTACTATCACTTTCTTCGACAATATTCTCTATGGTACAAAAGCTTATTTTAAGAACTTGGAGCTGCCGAAGCACTTTAGCCACATGGATGGGAAACACATATTGGCTTTCACAGGAAGAAATGACAATTTTCGTCAGGTTAGGAAAGGAATTTGGAGTCACTAGATTTGGCCATATGGACTTCAGATCATTGTTGTCTCTGATAGCCAGTTTCCCCAAGTCTGGATTATATTGATCCTACAATATATATTCCAATTAAATACACAAGTGCCATATGAAATTCGAAGGTTGATTATTTTTAACGGCAAAGGAgaaattttgtttcaaaataatgaaatagtaTAGACTTTAAGTCGTTTACACTTCTGAACTCTCTAAAATGAAATCCTAAATATGAGcaatggttttttattttaaatataaaataagcaacaaaataataaaaaaaataaattgttatcaGTATAATAacgtttttttgttttatattttaatgatcaaatacaaaatatttacttCCAcacatgatattaatttttttataaaagaaaattgtaagtCATAATTGTCACTTCctctaatattaaatataagaaaattttaattaatttgatctcatttaatgttattatctctaaaaaaaatttaattaattgaggtCTTAATTccaataataatttctttttattcctaataagtttcaataaaaaataagttaaagaaaaatttagtaaaattcTGTAATTAAATATGGTTCATTTAAATCGAGTAGTATGTATCACTTTTAACTAATATACgacttttaatttcattaactATGCATGTATAACACAGCATAAAATTCTTAACCTCAAAGGGTTGGAATAAGAATTGGAGTTAAGAACCTGAAATTTGGTTGATGCGTACCTTTTTAGTGAAAACTGTTCTAACAGTAGTATTAAGGTCGCCATACCAATGATCTCCACTCGTATACCAATTATCTCCACTCAATCTATATTCCACCTTTGTGAGGCTTGGTGTGGTTATGTTTCTCTGACAAAAAATCTCCATCATTGGACATTCTTTCAAACGTACAATTTGTAGTGATGGAAACCTGAAGTCGTAACTTCCCTGGCAAAAGCTTCTGAGCCTCGGTAAGCATTTCAATGTCAATTCCTCCAATTTCATAAAAGCAATATCGCCAAGTGGTGGATCACCCTCATTACTGCTTCCACAAATTTCCTCTAGCTCATCGCATTCACTTATCCTTAAAATGCGGAGTTTTTGTAAACTAGTGGTTGATAATGGCGATATAGTAATATTTACCTGTCCATCATAACTGGGCACAATCAATTCATCTAAACACTGAAATGGCACAAAGGATGGGATTATGGTCTTCATATTTTGACACTCTCGTACAGCTAAAACTTCAATGTAAACATGCGTCATATTACAAGTAGGACTAACGGCTTctattttctctatatataaaaagaaaactaaagtcTCTATCGtgatatataatataactttgatcatattatattatatttattaattatatgagtCCTCGCTCATTTAAGTTAATTTACATGaatataacaattttatttagctgta contains the following coding sequences:
- the LOC114386232 gene encoding uncharacterized protein LOC114386232 — translated: MGGCDSIEWEVEGSKRESYNTNVRELQNLHNLTTLEISFKNTSVLPMDFQFPANLKRYNILIGICQFSSLWYGGALERTLKLTDYSWTSRSLFTTVEDLSFAKLKGVKDLLYDLDVEGFPQLKHLYIQDTDELLHLINPRRLMNPHSAFLNLETLVLDNLYKIEEICHGPMHTQSFAKLKVIKVTSCHRLKNLFLYSLTVNLSQLHEIEISSCEGMSEIIAVEKQEDQKELQQIVLPELHSVTLRRLLELQSFYCLLTVDQGNPSNQSNTLALFNNQEVNITISPLSTTSLQKLRILRISECDELEEICGSSNEGDPPLGDIAFMKLEELTLKCLPRLRSFCQGSYDFRFPSLQIVRLKECPMMEIFCQRNITTPSLTKVEYRLSGDNWYTSGDHWYGDLNTTVRTVFTKKDQYNPDLGKLAIRDNNDLKSIWPNLVTPNSFPNLTKIVISSCESQYVFPIHVAKVLRQLQVLKISFCTIENIVEESDSTCDMMVVYLQVQKCHDMMTIVPSSVLFHSLDVLHVYWCERLVNIIRPSTTTSLTNLRILRISECHELEEIYGSSNEGDAPILDEIAFMKLEELTLNNLPRLTSFCQGSYDFRFPSLQKVHLKDCPMMETFCHGNLTTTSHIEVRCLYRWRNEESEDHWDGDLNTTIRKFSLERYMSTKLQNIEQDLTSSSESDDS